From the genome of Wolbachia endosymbiont (group B) of Parapoynx stratiotata, one region includes:
- a CDS encoding AAA family ATPase codes for MIIYLIGFPGSGKLTIAKELCNIIDGVIVDNNLFNNIIFDMIDFRNAEVTSEIWEEIFVIRENMLAILEKYHIESKHYIFTNELIKGDSYDQKVYNSVVNLSKKMNVEILPVVLYCNSGELVKRVQLKEREQERKITDSDFAMRRIKGKKLFMPQGSLEIDNSNLSAKEVAKKIVEKMNSKKVVGTSMIDNLATESICD; via the coding sequence ATGATCATTTACTTAATCGGATTTCCGGGTAGTGGCAAACTTACGATTGCAAAAGAGCTGTGTAATATTATTGATGGGGTGATAGTAGACAATAACCTGTTTAATAATATCATATTTGATATGATTGATTTCAGAAACGCTGAGGTTACAAGTGAAATATGGGAAGAAATTTTTGTGATTAGAGAGAATATGTTAGCAATATTGGAAAAATACCATATAGAATCAAAGCATTATATATTTACAAACGAATTGATAAAAGGTGATTCCTATGATCAAAAAGTATATAACTCAGTGGTGAATTTAAGTAAAAAAATGAACGTAGAGATTCTCCCTGTGGTGTTATATTGTAATAGTGGAGAACTAGTAAAGCGCGTTCAATTAAAGGAAAGAGAGCAGGAGAGAAAAATTACTGATTCAGATTTTGCTATGAGAAGAATTAAAGGAAAGAAACTATTTATGCCTCAAGGTTCACTTGAAATTGATAACTCAAACTTAAGCGCAAAAGAAGTTGCAAAAAAAATTGTTGAAAAAATGAATAGTAAAAAAGTAGTTGGAACTTCTATGATAGATAATTTAGCAACAGAGAGTATTTGTGATTAG
- the rsfS gene encoding ribosome silencing factor, with translation MNGDTESIKNTIVDVIDQNKGQDIVTFDVQNKTVIAKYMIIASGDSSRHVKALAEHVMKNLKQYDKIDVEGMDEGNWVIVNFQGIMVHLFRPEVREYYKIEELWN, from the coding sequence ATGAATGGTGATACAGAATCAATAAAAAATACAATTGTAGATGTAATAGATCAAAACAAAGGTCAAGATATAGTTACTTTTGATGTACAGAATAAAACTGTCATTGCAAAATATATGATCATTGCATCCGGTGATTCGAGCCGCCATGTAAAAGCATTAGCTGAGCACGTGATGAAAAATCTCAAGCAATATGATAAAATAGATGTAGAAGGTATGGATGAAGGTAACTGGGTGATTGTGAATTTTCAAGGTATAATGGTTCACCTATTCAGGCCAGAAGTAAGAGAATATTATAAGATAGAAGAGTTATGGAATTGA
- a CDS encoding TatD family hydrolase — translation MIVDSHCHLIYFSDDEIPKVISRAEQNGVRILHNICISINDIPKLLKISSSYDQVYCSVGIHPLDTTIENGECIHVDELIEFTKGKKVISIGETGLDFYKSDNKSNQKKSFASHIEAAKVTGLPLVIHTRNADSEMIDMLNSEMKKDAFSGVMHCFASSKELAYKAMDLGLYISFSGIITFKNANLLREIAQNVPREHVLVETDAPYLSPEPYRGRKNEPAMVKYVVNCLAELWNESPEQVAKITTNNFFRLFSKLELKEIL, via the coding sequence ATGATAGTTGATTCTCATTGTCATCTAATTTATTTTTCTGATGATGAAATACCAAAGGTAATTTCAAGAGCAGAGCAAAATGGTGTGAGAATTTTGCATAACATATGTATAAGCATTAATGATATCCCTAAATTATTAAAAATCTCTTCATCCTATGATCAAGTCTACTGCTCCGTTGGTATACATCCGCTTGATACTACTATAGAAAATGGTGAGTGTATACATGTTGATGAATTAATTGAGTTTACTAAGGGCAAAAAGGTAATTAGTATCGGTGAAACCGGATTAGATTTTTATAAATCTGATAATAAAAGCAATCAAAAAAAAAGTTTTGCATCACATATAGAAGCGGCAAAAGTAACAGGATTACCTTTAGTTATTCACACTAGAAATGCTGATAGTGAGATGATTGATATGTTAAATTCAGAAATGAAGAAGGACGCTTTTAGTGGAGTAATGCATTGCTTTGCTTCTTCTAAAGAGCTTGCTTATAAGGCTATGGACTTGGGATTATACATTTCATTTTCTGGAATTATTACTTTTAAAAATGCGAACTTACTAAGAGAAATTGCACAAAATGTGCCACGTGAGCATGTTTTAGTTGAAACTGATGCACCTTATCTATCTCCTGAGCCTTACAGAGGAAGAAAAAATGAACCGGCAATGGTGAAATATGTTGTGAATTGTTTAGCAGAATTATGGAATGAATCGCCGGAACAAGTAGCAAAAATAACTACAAATAATTTTTTTAGACTGTTTTCGAAGCTTGAGCTCAAAGAAATTCTATAG
- a CDS encoding RNA pyrophosphohydrolase: MISEEKEYRPCVGIMLFNKQGNVFIGKRFDSDSYWQMPQGGVDEGEELEQAALRELLEEVGTDEAEVVAQNKEWIYYNLPEEVIPICWNGRYSGQKQRWFLMKFCGKDKDININYTDHPEFKEWRWQNVDDLVASAIPFKKEVYKKVIEEFSSIIKGSIYDS, encoded by the coding sequence GTGATTAGTGAGGAGAAAGAGTATCGCCCTTGTGTTGGCATAATGCTATTTAACAAACAGGGAAATGTTTTTATTGGAAAACGCTTTGATAGTGACTCTTATTGGCAGATGCCACAAGGAGGAGTTGATGAAGGTGAAGAGCTAGAGCAGGCAGCGCTACGTGAGCTATTGGAGGAAGTTGGTACTGATGAAGCAGAAGTTGTGGCTCAAAATAAAGAGTGGATATATTACAACTTACCCGAGGAAGTTATACCGATATGCTGGAATGGGAGGTATTCTGGCCAAAAGCAAAGGTGGTTCTTAATGAAATTTTGTGGGAAGGATAAGGATATTAATATTAACTATACTGATCATCCAGAGTTCAAAGAGTGGCGTTGGCAAAATGTGGATGATTTGGTAGCCAGTGCCATACCGTTCAAAAAAGAAGTTTATAAAAAAGTGATAGAAGAGTTTTCTTCTATCATAAAAGGATCTATTTATGATAGTTGA